A single genomic interval of Lacrimispora sphenoides JCM 1415 harbors:
- a CDS encoding ABC transporter permease subunit encodes MTVLKYELKQLKKNIIIWSLSMGGLIFLMLPAYLGFISGSDALVTEAIKNNPIFEALGVSAAFVMTPLGMFSFLNSFAMTAAAIHGMGIAFSSHTKEYANKSAEFLLTKPYSRNKVFWSKVLACMTDSLIVGAAYTAGAGLALLTVKGIRIDWPAFLLIGISLVLVELMFVVLGTAAGTFFPNVRTPVLISSCVMFGLFCLSSMSKKIHQPALGYFTPFAFFNPVSITDTGFYQWNYVMWYVALGAGLLYISCRTFLKKDVIFGG; translated from the coding sequence ATGACTGTATTAAAGTATGAACTGAAGCAGTTAAAGAAAAATATCATTATATGGTCACTATCCATGGGCGGACTGATCTTCCTGATGCTGCCGGCTTACCTTGGCTTTATCTCAGGGTCTGATGCTCTGGTGACAGAGGCAATAAAAAACAACCCAATATTTGAAGCTTTGGGAGTCAGCGCCGCTTTCGTAATGACCCCTCTTGGCATGTTCAGCTTTTTAAACAGCTTTGCCATGACAGCGGCGGCAATCCATGGAATGGGCATTGCCTTTTCCTCTCATACAAAGGAATATGCGAACAAATCAGCGGAATTTCTGCTGACGAAGCCTTATTCCCGGAACAAAGTTTTCTGGAGTAAGGTTCTTGCCTGCATGACAGACAGCCTGATCGTAGGAGCCGCCTACACCGCAGGAGCCGGGCTGGCGCTTTTGACCGTCAAGGGCATCCGCATTGATTGGCCTGCGTTTCTGCTTATTGGGATATCCCTTGTGCTGGTTGAGCTGATGTTTGTGGTATTGGGAACAGCCGCAGGAACATTCTTCCCAAATGTGCGGACACCTGTGCTCATATCTTCCTGTGTTATGTTTGGCCTTTTTTGCTTAAGCTCCATGTCAAAGAAGATCCATCAGCCGGCACTGGGCTATTTTACTCCTTTTGCGTTTTTTAATCCGGTGAGCATCACGGATACCGGATTCTACCAGTGGAATTATGTGATGTGGTACGTAGCTCTTGGTGCCGGACTGCTGTATATCAGCTGCAGGACATTTCTTAAAAAGGACGTTATATTCGGAGGCTGA
- a CDS encoding ABC transporter permease subunit: MKMIYLKELKLTRKMLMIWLVLIVMLTGFAAIEFIVLKDAMGEIAALAESFPKIILILFGLNGVRIDTPLGAYQCMVFWTNLLAFFYAGFSGVFAVSREERFGTSEFLFSKPYKRSTIVWAKIWAAVTNLMVFSLTVGIMSYLCIILPLGDLRITGTHIITTLGILLTQIVLFSIGLFISGLTKSYKAASLYTLLTVAAFYVISFALDYTGIMAFLKVLTPVGYFNVVSVSENGLSPFYILLSLIITLAGCFMTVRLYERKDLHAS, translated from the coding sequence ATGAAAATGATCTATTTAAAAGAACTGAAGCTTACGCGGAAAATGCTGATGATATGGCTTGTGTTAATCGTGATGCTTACAGGATTTGCAGCTATAGAATTTATTGTGTTAAAAGATGCCATGGGAGAAATTGCCGCTCTGGCTGAAAGCTTTCCCAAAATCATATTGATTTTATTTGGATTAAATGGAGTGAGAATCGACACCCCCCTGGGCGCTTATCAGTGTATGGTATTCTGGACCAACCTGCTTGCCTTCTTTTATGCGGGATTTTCAGGGGTATTTGCCGTTTCCAGAGAAGAGAGGTTCGGTACAAGTGAATTCTTATTCTCAAAACCCTATAAGCGTTCCACAATTGTCTGGGCAAAAATCTGGGCAGCTGTAACAAACCTTATGGTATTTTCTCTTACCGTCGGAATAATGTCATATTTATGCATCATCCTCCCTCTGGGCGATCTAAGGATAACCGGTACTCATATCATCACAACCCTTGGGATCCTTCTTACCCAAATCGTGCTGTTTTCCATCGGACTTTTCATCTCAGGCCTTACAAAAAGCTATAAAGCCGCAAGCCTTTATACATTGCTAACGGTTGCGGCATTTTATGTGATCAGCTTTGCCCTTGATTATACCGGTATCATGGCTTTTTTAAAGGTACTGACACCCGTAGGTTATTTTAATGTGGTTTCGGTTTCGGAAAACGGATTAAGCCCTTTTTATATCCTCCTTTCCTTGATCATTACTCTGGCCGGTTGTTTCATGACAGTCAGGCTTTACGAAAGAAAAGATCTGCACGCTTCGTAA
- a CDS encoding lactate utilization protein: MDLYSQKNGPDIPLLIKRLERNNMAGYLVQDKNELLELLRRLIPDGTTVGCGDSVTLEQTGVFEDLRKRDVDFLDKYDPSLTREGKREIYLKNFSADTFITGANAITGDGKIFNIDGNGSRVAPMLYGPEQVIVVAGTNKITEHVEAAVKRTRQVAAPLDAKRLNKSTPCTTLGRCIDCGHRERICNDFVLITGQFIKDRIKVILVNEELGY, from the coding sequence ATGGATCTTTATTCACAAAAAAACGGGCCGGACATTCCCTTATTGATAAAACGTCTGGAGCGGAATAACATGGCAGGTTATCTGGTTCAGGATAAAAATGAACTTCTGGAGCTTCTAAGAAGGCTTATCCCGGATGGGACGACTGTAGGATGCGGAGATTCTGTCACACTGGAACAGACGGGAGTGTTTGAAGATTTAAGAAAAAGGGATGTGGATTTTCTGGATAAGTATGATCCTTCTCTTACCAGGGAAGGAAAACGGGAGATATACCTTAAGAATTTTTCGGCAGACACGTTTATCACCGGAGCCAACGCGATTACCGGGGACGGGAAGATCTTTAACATTGACGGCAATGGAAGCAGGGTGGCCCCCATGCTGTACGGGCCAGAGCAGGTCATCGTTGTTGCAGGTACGAACAAGATAACGGAACATGTGGAGGCAGCTGTAAAAAGAACCAGGCAGGTCGCGGCTCCCCTGGATGCAAAGCGTCTCAACAAGTCAACTCCCTGTACCACCCTTGGCCGCTGCATTGACTGCGGACACAGGGAGAGGATCTGTAATGATTTTGTTTTGATTACAGGCCAATTTATAAAAGACAGGATTAAAGTGATCCTTGTTAATGAGGAACTGGGCTATTAA
- a CDS encoding ABC transporter ATP-binding protein: MNAIQINNLSKSYGEHRGIENISFSVEEGEIFGFIGPNGAGKSTTIRTLLALIRPTSGSAEIFGKDCIRQAAEIAKDVGYLPGESAYYDNMTVRELVQYAADLYGVKGDERIKELSRRLDLDLSRKIADLSLGNKKKAGILCALLHSPKLIVLDEPTSGLDPLIQQEFFTILKEENKRGATIFFSSHVLSEVQKICDRVGILKEGKMIGVQKISELRAGSHKKINVTAEEIPTGYFDLGGVTSYQQDGNTATFMYMGSIGEVLAKLSALHVRDLFIEEPTLEEIFMHYYR; the protein is encoded by the coding sequence GTGAACGCAATTCAAATTAATAACCTGTCCAAAAGCTACGGGGAGCACAGGGGGATTGAAAACATCAGCTTCTCCGTGGAGGAAGGCGAGATATTTGGCTTTATCGGCCCCAACGGGGCAGGGAAATCCACTACCATCCGTACACTTTTGGCATTGATCCGGCCCACCTCTGGCAGCGCAGAGATCTTTGGCAAGGACTGCATCAGGCAGGCTGCAGAAATTGCTAAGGATGTGGGCTATCTGCCCGGTGAATCCGCCTATTACGATAACATGACGGTAAGGGAGCTGGTGCAGTACGCGGCGGATTTGTACGGCGTAAAGGGAGATGAAAGAATAAAAGAGCTTTCCAGGCGCTTAGATCTTGACTTATCCCGTAAAATCGCCGACTTATCCCTTGGAAATAAAAAGAAAGCCGGAATCCTGTGTGCCCTGCTGCACTCGCCCAAACTCATTGTACTAGACGAACCAACCAGCGGTTTAGACCCGCTGATCCAGCAGGAGTTTTTCACCATATTAAAAGAGGAAAACAAACGGGGGGCAACAATCTTCTTCTCTTCCCATGTCCTGTCAGAGGTCCAGAAAATCTGCGACCGCGTGGGGATTTTAAAAGAGGGAAAAATGATCGGCGTACAAAAAATAAGTGAGCTGCGGGCGGGAAGCCATAAAAAAATAAACGTTACCGCTGAGGAAATACCCACAGGGTATTTTGATCTTGGAGGCGTAACCAGCTACCAGCAGGACGGCAATACTGCCACATTCATGTATATGGGGAGTATTGGGGAGGTTCTTGCAAAGCTTTCCGCTTTGCATGTCCGTGATCTTTTCATCGAGGAACCGACGCTGGAAGAAATCTTTATGCACTATTACAGGTGA